A genomic region of Brevibacillus sp. JNUCC-41 contains the following coding sequences:
- a CDS encoding YpiF family protein produces MKWTAKDLDMYMQSKEYVDTVLIPLVPLSFKGQMKQSGSMNEFLTILSLEIEKQMKGRILLLPTFHYISDEMDKVERLKRWANEVKENDFEHVFFLTSDFEWKKEERELDNNLVWIPAIPLEGLEIEQAREMINQQVLQILDIFSYNWKNEKK; encoded by the coding sequence ATGAAGTGGACAGCAAAAGATCTTGACATGTATATGCAGTCAAAAGAGTACGTGGATACCGTTTTGATTCCTTTGGTTCCCCTATCTTTTAAAGGACAAATGAAGCAATCGGGCTCAATGAATGAATTTCTTACCATTTTAAGCTTGGAAATTGAAAAGCAGATGAAAGGAAGAATTCTTTTATTGCCAACATTTCATTATATAAGTGATGAAATGGATAAGGTTGAGCGGTTAAAGCGTTGGGCCAATGAAGTGAAAGAAAATGATTTCGAGCATGTTTTTTTTCTTACATCGGATTTTGAATGGAAAAAGGAAGAGCGGGAATTAGACAATAATTTAGTATGGATTCCTGCCATCCCCCTCGAGGGGCTTGAAATTGAACAAGCAAGGGAAATGATTAACCAGCAAGTTCTCCAAATCCTTGATATTTTCTCTTATAATTGGAAAAATGAAAAAAAGTAG
- a CDS encoding ReoY family proteolytic degradation factor, with product MVAAPVSVNEKKDFIRWFLNHYQLKRRECVWILNYLMSHDQLMKKVHFVENAQYCPRGLIMSTHCVDEVPFRFYKSNIMTTDAEKSFHDIRLNRDEDIYIQLNFKSAYSSYQYAAVLENNPFMPKSTASNEKDQLLAEQFLERSMLYFQRDRLLKEIDEALDKHDEQAFKNLTEQLNQLKVLG from the coding sequence ATGGTGGCTGCCCCTGTTTCTGTGAATGAGAAGAAGGATTTTATTCGGTGGTTTTTAAATCATTATCAACTGAAACGAAGAGAATGCGTATGGATATTGAATTACTTAATGAGTCATGATCAACTAATGAAAAAGGTTCATTTTGTAGAAAATGCACAATATTGTCCACGTGGACTGATCATGTCGACACATTGTGTGGATGAAGTCCCTTTCAGGTTCTATAAGTCCAATATCATGACGACCGATGCAGAGAAATCTTTTCATGATATCCGTTTAAATCGGGATGAAGACATTTATATTCAGCTCAATTTTAAATCGGCTTACTCTTCCTATCAATATGCAGCGGTACTCGAGAACAATCCCTTCATGCCGAAATCAACTGCATCGAATGAAAAAGATCAGCTGCTGGCTGAACAATTTTTAGAAAGAAGCATGTTGTATTTCCAAAGGGACCGTTTGCTTAAGGAAATCGATGAAGCACTTGATAAGCATGATGAACAAGCATTTAAGAACTTAACAGAACAATTGAATCAATTAAAAGTACTTGGATAA